In Halichondria panicea chromosome 17, odHalPani1.1, whole genome shotgun sequence, a single window of DNA contains:
- the LOC135351928 gene encoding DNA polymerase delta subunit 2-like, whose amino-acid sequence MMAAAPQYLLSEPSKQDESFSKSLKRHSCSYESHCDRFKVENRVFNQQYSHVYFMRLAKMRERIKEMAKQKWGEDVLMKSLAELENTEGELCCVVGTIFKKMELQPSILKEISAKHHLTPHPPRTKYVGVNDKLILEDEVQRITLTGNLPSRDLVTGVVVALLGRDLHNGCFNVEEYCFAGGTQNECADEPVVGMETDSKETKYVLLVSGLNLGSSWSDQLSVEMMVDYVTGQLGGPEDQQFCSNIVRVVVAGNSITDKPLKAEGKKDTKPQFSARNVDAETVEAIREVDNVLSQLASCVPVDLMAGSHDPSNHLLPQQPPHRCMFPRANKYGTLSGVTNPYCASVDGVMFLGTSGQNVENIFKFSSVNDRLTILENTFLWRHISPTSPDTLNCYPFKGDDPFVIEKCPDVYFAGNQPSFQHKTVTGDNGKPVLLVSVPTFDLTHSCALVNLSTLECQELTFATSLESKPNPQLARLREMEAELEKGVSVGGASGDGEEESILHLMMDMDELDED is encoded by the exons ATGATGGCTGCAGCTCCTCAGTACTTGCTCTCTGAGCCTTCAAAACAAGATGAGAGTTTCTCAAAGTCCCTAAAGCGTCACAGCTGCTCGTATGAGAGCCATTGTGATCGTTTCAAGGTAGAGAACAGGGTGTTCAATCAGCAGTATTCACACGTGTACTTCATGCGACTGGCAAAAATGAGAGAAAGAATCAAAGAAATGGCAAAACAGAAATGGG GAGAGGATGTACTTATGAAGAGTCTGGCTGAGCTGGAAAATACTGAGGGAGAGCTGTGCTGTGTGGTAGGAACCATATTTAAGAAGATGGAGCTGCAGCCAAGCATTCTCAAGGAGATCAGTGCAAAG CATCACCTGACCCCACACCCTCCTCGTACAAAGTACGTTGGGGTCAATGACAAACTAATCCTTGAAGATGAGGTACAAAGAATCACTCTAACTGGGAACCTGCCATCACGTGATCTAGTAACGGGGGTTGTCGTGGCGTTGCTAGGGAGAGACTTACACAACGGGTGCTTCAATGTGGAGGAGTACTGCTTTGCAGGAGGTACTCAGAATGAGTGTGCTGATGAGCCGGTAGTTGGCATGGAGACAGATAGTAAAGAGACCAA GTACGTACTGCTGGTGTCAGGACTCAACCTTGGCTCCTCATGGTCTGACCAGCTGAGTGTCGAGATGATGGTCGATTACGTGACAGGGCAACTGGGAGGACCAGAGGACCAGCAGTTCTGTTCCAACATTGTCAGGGTCGTAGTGGCGGGTAACTCTATTACTGATAAGCCTCTCAAGGCCGAGGGAAAGAAGGATACTaag CCCCAGTTCAGTGCTCGGAATGTCGATGCTGAGACAGTGGAGGCCATCAGAGAAGTTGACAATGTGCTCTCACAACTAGCT AGCTGTGTTCCTGTCGACTTGATGGCAGGATCACATGACCCGTCAAACCACCTGCTACCACAGCAACCACCTCATCGATGCATGTTCCCTCGAGCCAACAAATATGGTACTCTGTCTGGAGTCACCAACCCGTACTGTGCCTCGGTGGACGGTGTTAt GTTCCTCGGTACTTCCGGACAAAATGTTGAGAATATTTTTAAGTTCTCCTCTGTTAACGATAGGCTAACCATCTTGGAGAACACGTTTCTATGGCGACACATCTCCCCCACCTCCCCAGACACACTCA ATTGCTACCCGTTCAAAGGCGATGATCCGTTCGTTATTGAGAAGTGTCCGGATGTCTACTTTGCAGGCAACCAGCCGTCCTTCCAACATAAGACTGTGACAG GGGACAATGGGAAGCCCGTTCTGCTTGTATCCGTGCCGACCTTTGACCTTACACACAGCTGCGCCCTGGTGAACCTATCGACATTGGAGTGCCAAGAGTTGACCTTTGCGACCTCTTTGGAAAGCAAGCCCAACCCCCAATTGGCTCGGCTACGAGAGATGGAGGCAGAACTTGAAAAAGGCGTAtcagtgggtggagctagtgGTGACGGGGAGGAGGAGTCTATTCTGCATCTCATGATGGACATGGATGAACTTGATGAGGACTGA